One stretch of Bacteroidota bacterium DNA includes these proteins:
- a CDS encoding acyl-CoA dehydrogenase family protein translates to MNFPFSPEQLMLRDMVREFSNAEIRPLATKIDRDEEIPPSLLKKIAEVGLFGTAIPEEYGGGGFGKVGFCLAQEEVARVCGSTAATIGAHQSIGAQAIIVGGSETLKKKYLPVMASGEMIAAFALTEAEAGSDSFNLSTRAEKRGDTWILNGAKAWITNGAIADAYSVFARTEKGITGFVVEKKFAGVSVGKNEKKLGIKGSVTNSLAFDNVEIPEENMIGTDGRGFLVAMETLNSGRLGLGAACFGAAKEMLELSVAYSKQRKQFGEPISKFQAIQFMISDMATHIYAMENMVYKAAFKSDNKEDITLDAAIVKLYCSEAVSEIADQALQIHGGMGFSAELPFERFYRDARILKIFEGTNEIQKLIISRQILKQNGKWNS, encoded by the coding sequence ATGAATTTTCCTTTTTCTCCCGAACAGTTGATGCTTCGAGATATGGTTCGTGAATTTTCTAATGCAGAAATCCGACCTCTCGCAACAAAAATTGACCGTGATGAAGAGATACCGCCATCCCTGCTTAAAAAAATTGCCGAAGTTGGTTTATTTGGGACAGCAATTCCGGAAGAATACGGAGGTGGCGGATTTGGGAAAGTTGGGTTTTGTCTTGCACAAGAAGAAGTGGCGAGAGTGTGCGGCTCAACGGCCGCGACCATCGGCGCTCATCAATCAATCGGCGCACAAGCAATCATCGTTGGTGGATCAGAGACATTAAAAAAGAAATATCTTCCGGTAATGGCATCCGGTGAAATGATTGCTGCATTTGCATTGACCGAGGCTGAAGCAGGATCGGATTCATTTAATCTTTCTACCCGCGCTGAAAAACGGGGTGATACATGGATTCTCAACGGGGCAAAAGCCTGGATTACGAATGGTGCAATAGCGGATGCATATTCAGTATTCGCACGGACAGAAAAAGGGATTACCGGATTTGTTGTTGAAAAAAAATTCGCTGGCGTGAGCGTTGGAAAGAATGAGAAAAAACTCGGTATCAAAGGGAGCGTCACAAACAGTCTTGCCTTTGATAATGTAGAAATTCCCGAAGAAAATATGATCGGAACAGATGGTCGTGGATTTTTAGTAGCAATGGAAACTTTGAATTCTGGAAGACTTGGGTTAGGCGCCGCCTGTTTTGGTGCAGCGAAAGAAATGCTGGAATTGTCCGTCGCATATTCCAAACAGCGTAAGCAATTCGGGGAGCCGATTTCTAAATTTCAGGCAATACAATTTATGATCTCAGATATGGCAACGCATATCTATGCTATGGAAAATATGGTCTATAAAGCGGCATTCAAAAGTGATAATAAAGAAGATATTACTCTTGACGCTGCAATTGTTAAATTATATTGTTCCGAAGCGGTTTCAGAAATTGCGGACCAAGCACTGCAGATCCACGGAGGTATGGGTTTTTCTGCCGAGCTTCCATTCGAACGTTTTTATCGCGACGCTCGCATCTTGAAAATATTCGAAGGAACAAATGAGATTCAAAAGTTAATTATCAGCAGACAGATCTTGAAACAGAACGGAAAATGGAACAGCTAA
- a CDS encoding Do family serine endopeptidase translates to MKRSILAAFFFIVVGIIFGAILVSDLDGVDLGLAQQKQVKLGSDKAPSKTDLDLQAANDAFVKVSKEATPSVVYISVTTKPRKPDGREEEFFKFFPDFRFHQPEGQTQGAGSGVIVTKDGYVMTNNHVVDNAADDGIEVVLNDTRRFKAKLIGADPLTDVAVVKIEGDNLPVAMIGNSDDVQVGQWALAIGNPLGLNSTVTAGIISYLGRGNLRLIEDSYGVENFIQTDAAVNPGNSGGALVNIYGEVIGINTAIATTNQRYQGYSFAIPINLAKSVATDLILHGKVERGYIGVQISQVDETLAKASGLEKPEGVFVQEVVGEAAKAAGVKAGDIILTIDNRPMKAPNELQAYIASKHPGDKVKLLIWRDEKKMEKVITLKPRSEGPTTASLEEDENDPSIAQDASVRSLDFEKLGFSVKKADSRLLKDRDASRGVVVSSIKNFGEAASRFLREGDLILDVDKKDFSSLTEFEKIMKSKKEGEAVLLRVKGADNKIRFVALMIPKG, encoded by the coding sequence ATGAAACGTTCTATTCTTGCAGCATTCTTTTTTATCGTCGTCGGAATTATCTTCGGCGCGATCCTTGTCTCCGACCTTGACGGTGTCGACCTGGGACTGGCGCAACAAAAACAAGTTAAACTCGGATCTGACAAGGCACCATCCAAAACCGATCTTGATCTTCAAGCAGCAAATGATGCGTTCGTTAAAGTATCAAAAGAAGCGACACCATCTGTTGTGTATATCAGTGTAACAACTAAACCTAGAAAACCCGATGGCAGAGAAGAAGAGTTCTTTAAATTTTTTCCTGATTTCCGTTTTCATCAACCGGAAGGACAAACGCAGGGTGCAGGTTCCGGTGTGATTGTAACGAAAGACGGTTATGTCATGACGAACAATCACGTTGTTGATAATGCTGCAGATGATGGGATCGAAGTTGTGTTGAACGATACTCGCCGTTTTAAAGCAAAGTTAATCGGTGCCGATCCTTTGACCGATGTTGCTGTTGTGAAAATTGAAGGTGATAATCTTCCCGTTGCAATGATTGGAAATTCTGATGATGTGCAGGTGGGGCAGTGGGCGCTCGCAATCGGAAATCCGTTGGGATTAAATTCAACTGTCACGGCAGGAATCATCAGTTATCTTGGAAGAGGTAACCTGCGTCTGATTGAAGATAGTTATGGTGTGGAGAACTTTATCCAAACGGATGCTGCAGTAAATCCTGGAAACAGCGGCGGAGCTCTGGTGAACATTTACGGAGAAGTAATTGGTATTAATACTGCAATTGCTACAACCAATCAGCGATACCAAGGATATTCATTTGCCATTCCAATCAATCTTGCGAAGAGTGTTGCGACCGATCTGATTCTTCATGGGAAAGTTGAACGTGGTTATATCGGCGTACAAATTTCTCAAGTAGACGAAACGCTCGCCAAAGCAAGCGGATTGGAAAAACCGGAAGGTGTATTTGTTCAAGAAGTAGTCGGCGAAGCGGCAAAAGCAGCAGGAGTGAAAGCCGGAGACATCATTCTGACCATTGATAACAGACCGATGAAAGCACCGAATGAATTGCAAGCATATATTGCCTCAAAGCATCCCGGCGATAAAGTGAAATTACTCATCTGGCGCGATGAAAAGAAAATGGAAAAAGTGATCACTTTAAAACCTCGATCCGAAGGTCCAACAACTGCATCACTGGAAGAAGACGAAAACGATCCGTCTATAGCGCAGGATGCCTCTGTTCGATCTTTGGACTTCGAAAAACTCGGATTCTCTGTGAAAAAAGCAGACAGTCGTTTATTAAAGGACAGAGATGCATCCCGCGGTGTAGTGGTTTCATCGATTAAAAATTTCGGTGAAGCAGCCAGCCGTTTCCTTCGCGAAGGTGATCTCATTCTTGATGTGGATAAAAAGGATTTCAGTTCGCTGACAGAATTTGAGAAAATAATGAAATCGAAAAAAGAAGGAGAAGCTGTTTTGCTTCGAGTGAAAGGGGCAGATAATAAAATCCGGTTTGTGGCATTGATGATACCAAAAGGATAG
- the recO gene encoding DNA repair protein RecO: MIVETEAVVLHSINFRDTSKIVTLYSRKYGKIKVIAKGVKNQKTNKFGSSLEAMTHSSVVIYKKEHGDLHLLSKSEIVTPLNRLQSDSERMFTGLALVELVNMVIHGEEENEILFSMIVESLQAIDGAGKNGMNVLFGFMVKMFDQFGFGLTLDTCLNCGRKTDEHDFKSVLLRLSDGKLICPHCSADQTSTGTKISGGLLKSLYYLQTNAIEKSTSLSMNSVMRDDLISILQAYLRYHIDSVRTLKSLSLLQSIS, translated from the coding sequence ATGATTGTGGAAACGGAAGCGGTCGTATTACATTCCATCAACTTTCGCGATACCAGCAAGATTGTTACATTGTATTCGCGGAAGTATGGAAAAATAAAAGTGATCGCAAAAGGGGTGAAAAATCAAAAGACGAACAAGTTTGGGTCATCGCTGGAGGCGATGACACATTCATCGGTAGTAATCTATAAAAAGGAACATGGAGATCTTCACCTTCTCTCGAAAAGCGAGATTGTAACACCATTAAACAGACTGCAGAGTGATTCTGAACGAATGTTTACAGGACTTGCACTGGTAGAATTGGTGAATATGGTGATCCATGGTGAAGAAGAGAATGAAATATTGTTCTCTATGATTGTCGAATCCCTTCAAGCGATAGACGGTGCAGGAAAGAATGGCATGAATGTATTGTTCGGCTTTATGGTAAAAATGTTCGATCAGTTCGGATTTGGTTTGACACTGGATACATGTTTGAACTGCGGAAGGAAAACCGACGAACATGATTTTAAATCCGTATTGCTTCGACTGTCAGACGGTAAATTGATCTGTCCTCACTGTTCTGCGGATCAAACATCAACCGGAACAAAAATATCCGGCGGACTTTTGAAATCCCTTTACTATTTACAAACAAATGCCATTGAAAAATCAACGTCGTTATCAATGAATTCCGTGATGCGGGATGATCTGATATCGATTTTGCAGGCATATCTTCGGTATCATATTGACAGTGTCAGAACTTTGAAATCACTTTCGTTGTTACAGAGTATATCATGA
- the mtnA gene encoding S-methyl-5-thioribose-1-phosphate isomerase — protein MNSIEWLGHTVRFLDQTELPLMEVYIETSDLSVLNNAIVALKIRGAPLLGIAAAYGVLLGVQTAKKSPRESFEQLFEESAQRISATRPTAKNLFWALERMRNVLRLNPRDTAQSLFDKCEAEAQKIHDEDRIMCNQIGENGAELIPKNAKILTHCNTGALATGGIGTAFGAILTAHTAGKNIHVYADETRPLLQGARLTMWELLNAGIPATLITDNSAAWTIRTKKIDLIITGADRIAANGDTANKIGTYNLALLAKEHNIPFYIAAPSSTIDTSMPSGDRIAIEERGKEEIINGFGRQVAPVESQVFAPAFDVTPGELISAIITEKGVLRKPYLQSIESSVIQ, from the coding sequence ATGAACAGTATTGAATGGCTCGGACATACGGTTCGCTTTTTGGATCAGACGGAACTTCCACTTATGGAAGTATATATTGAAACATCCGACCTTTCCGTCCTGAATAATGCAATCGTCGCATTGAAAATTCGAGGAGCCCCATTGCTTGGTATCGCCGCGGCCTATGGTGTACTATTGGGAGTTCAAACGGCAAAAAAATCTCCCCGAGAATCGTTTGAACAATTGTTTGAAGAATCCGCACAACGAATCTCTGCTACTCGCCCGACGGCAAAAAATCTTTTTTGGGCGTTGGAACGAATGAGAAATGTTCTTCGTCTAAATCCTCGTGATACTGCTCAATCGCTCTTTGACAAATGTGAGGCTGAAGCGCAAAAGATTCACGATGAGGATAGGATCATGTGCAATCAAATCGGGGAAAATGGTGCAGAATTGATTCCTAAGAACGCAAAGATCCTGACACATTGTAATACCGGGGCGCTTGCTACCGGAGGGATTGGAACTGCGTTTGGAGCGATTTTGACGGCACATACAGCTGGGAAAAATATCCATGTCTATGCAGATGAAACGAGGCCCCTGCTCCAGGGTGCACGGTTGACAATGTGGGAGTTGTTGAATGCAGGAATACCAGCTACGTTAATCACCGATAATTCCGCAGCGTGGACAATCCGTACAAAAAAAATAGATCTCATCATCACCGGTGCAGATAGAATTGCTGCTAATGGGGACACAGCCAATAAGATCGGAACATACAATCTTGCCCTGCTTGCAAAGGAACATAATATTCCATTCTATATTGCCGCGCCATCATCGACAATTGATACTTCAATGCCGTCCGGAGATCGCATTGCAATTGAAGAACGTGGGAAAGAGGAAATCATCAACGGATTTGGAAGACAGGTCGCACCGGTTGAATCACAAGTATTTGCACCAGCGTTTGATGTAACACCTGGGGAATTGATTTCAGCGATCATTACGGAAAAAGGAGTATTAAGAAAACCGTATCTTCAATCGATCGAATCATCGGTGATACAATGA
- a CDS encoding PfkB family carbohydrate kinase, which translates to MSILVVGSVAIDDIETPFGIAKDVLGGSAVYIAVAASYFTTPVRLVGVVGGDYPQTAIDFLNERGVDLTGLEIIQDAKTFRWSGRYHYDLNNRDTLSLNLNVFEKFNPKIPESYKKTKYICLGNIDPTLQRRVLEQIEKPTLVVGDTMNFWIETKKEELMKTIPFFDVFILNDSEARLLSNDPNLLRAAKKIRAMGAKTLIIKKGEHGALLFHEDHIFSAPAYPLEDIYDPTGAGDTFASGFTAWLAKTDDLSFENLKRAVIYGSTMASFCVEKVSLDGLRDLSYLKIQDRFREFKALSKFDE; encoded by the coding sequence TTGTCTATTCTTGTTGTCGGCTCAGTTGCCATTGATGATATCGAAACACCATTCGGAATCGCTAAAGATGTCCTTGGCGGATCTGCAGTCTATATTGCTGTTGCAGCAAGTTATTTTACTACGCCGGTTCGTCTTGTTGGTGTTGTTGGGGGAGATTACCCACAGACAGCGATTGATTTCTTAAACGAACGCGGTGTTGATCTCACCGGTTTGGAAATAATTCAAGATGCAAAGACATTCCGCTGGTCCGGACGGTACCATTATGATTTAAACAACCGTGACACATTATCGCTGAATTTGAATGTATTTGAAAAGTTCAATCCAAAAATTCCTGAATCCTATAAAAAAACAAAATACATTTGTCTCGGGAACATCGATCCTACGTTGCAGCGGAGAGTGCTGGAACAAATCGAAAAACCGACACTGGTTGTCGGCGACACGATGAATTTTTGGATTGAAACCAAAAAAGAAGAGTTGATGAAGACAATCCCATTCTTCGATGTTTTCATTCTTAATGATTCAGAAGCACGATTGCTTTCCAACGATCCAAACCTGCTGCGCGCAGCAAAGAAGATCCGGGCAATGGGTGCAAAGACATTGATCATTAAAAAAGGGGAACACGGGGCACTATTGTTTCACGAAGATCATATCTTTTCGGCCCCGGCATATCCGCTGGAAGACATTTATGATCCGACCGGTGCAGGCGATACATTCGCATCCGGTTTTACAGCGTGGCTTGCAAAAACGGACGATCTGTCGTTTGAAAATTTGAAACGAGCGGTGATCTATGGAAGCACGATGGCATCGTTCTGTGTTGAGAAAGTATCCCTTGATGGATTGCGCGATCTTTCCTATCTGAAGATTCAGGACAGATTTCGGGAGTTCAAAGCGTTATCAAAGTTTGATGAATAA
- a CDS encoding family 10 glycosylhydrolase, whose protein sequence is MKTLFSICFIISTLLSQTEEQVYPITAIDPKNTRDYPGGRGEHQLIIYTSSYGKQTTGTNQWGVEATVKDNIVITMGGNNSKINQGEIILSGHGKARIFLQSRVKVGAKIILSDSSISVTFDSESFRIYAKMRLEGLLKKLEKIRLQLTENEVASFRSAVDSLQILRDEKSILLDSTLYLRGMHMLDEVEYRISLSTSVEGRGVWHRPTEKNSEEISAVVRKLADAGFNMIFLETIWRGETIYPGFITKQKKEFVGFDPLRTYIAEGKKYGVEIHAWIHTFFVGYLGHDEDTSTGPILSKHPDWQLVKRNGEKISKAEPGYLYVNPAHPMAQEFIASLYKEVRTNYPNLTGIQMDYIRYPVNVPLDESSDYSDVSREKFKEYSSVDPLTINPADNPEQWEAWRLWREQNITNFVKKIRWENPEILLSADIFPDIEEALKTKMQNWGDWANKGYVNFLVPMIYTVNSDWVTEAIGKMRGITGEQFPLYIGLAPFLKLTPSQLLLQIELSRESNANGVILFSSSSITDEQLQLLSIGPFRKKALIPTVINKKTKP, encoded by the coding sequence ATGAAAACACTTTTTTCCATATGCTTCATTATATCAACCCTTCTCAGTCAAACCGAAGAACAAGTTTATCCTATTACTGCTATCGATCCTAAAAACACAAGAGATTATCCTGGCGGGCGTGGAGAGCATCAATTAATCATCTACACTTCCTCATATGGGAAACAGACTACCGGAACAAATCAATGGGGTGTTGAAGCAACGGTGAAAGATAACATTGTTATCACGATGGGTGGTAATAATTCGAAAATTAATCAAGGAGAGATTATTCTTTCTGGTCATGGAAAAGCCAGAATATTTTTACAGAGCAGAGTAAAAGTCGGCGCCAAAATTATTTTGTCAGATTCATCCATCTCAGTTACATTTGATTCCGAATCGTTCAGAATTTATGCAAAAATGCGTCTTGAAGGATTACTGAAAAAGCTTGAAAAGATTCGGCTACAACTGACGGAAAATGAAGTTGCATCGTTCCGTTCTGCTGTAGACTCCTTACAAATATTACGCGATGAAAAAAGTATTTTGTTGGATTCAACATTATACCTACGCGGAATGCATATGTTGGATGAAGTTGAATATCGTATCTCTCTTTCCACCTCTGTCGAAGGAAGAGGAGTATGGCACAGACCGACAGAGAAAAACAGCGAGGAAATATCAGCGGTTGTTCGCAAACTTGCGGATGCAGGGTTCAACATGATATTTTTGGAAACGATCTGGCGCGGTGAAACGATTTATCCCGGTTTTATTACCAAGCAAAAAAAAGAATTTGTTGGATTTGACCCTCTTCGTACATACATCGCAGAAGGGAAGAAATACGGCGTCGAAATTCATGCGTGGATCCACACTTTCTTTGTCGGATATCTCGGACACGATGAAGATACAAGCACCGGTCCAATCCTCTCTAAACATCCGGATTGGCAGTTGGTTAAACGAAACGGAGAAAAAATATCAAAAGCTGAACCGGGATATCTTTATGTAAATCCAGCACACCCGATGGCTCAGGAATTTATCGCATCACTCTATAAAGAAGTAAGGACAAATTATCCCAATCTTACTGGGATTCAGATGGATTATATCAGATATCCTGTAAATGTACCTCTGGATGAATCATCAGATTATAGCGATGTCTCCAGGGAAAAATTCAAGGAATATTCTAGCGTGGATCCGCTTACAATCAATCCTGCGGATAACCCTGAACAGTGGGAGGCATGGAGACTCTGGCGTGAACAAAACATCACCAATTTTGTAAAAAAAATTCGATGGGAAAATCCGGAAATACTTTTATCCGCAGATATTTTTCCCGATATTGAAGAGGCGCTTAAAACAAAGATGCAGAATTGGGGCGACTGGGCCAACAAAGGGTACGTGAATTTTTTAGTCCCAATGATTTACACGGTGAATTCCGACTGGGTCACCGAAGCGATTGGAAAAATGCGAGGAATCACGGGGGAACAATTCCCGCTGTATATTGGACTTGCTCCATTTCTCAAGTTGACACCTTCTCAACTATTGCTGCAGATTGAATTGAGCCGGGAGAGCAACGCAAACGGAGTAATACTCTTTTCAAGTTCAAGCATCACGGACGAACAGTTACAATTGCTGTCGATCGGACCATTTCGAAAAAAAGCATTAATACCTACAGTGATCAATAAAAAAACAAAACCATAA